A region from the Pseudonocardia petroleophila genome encodes:
- a CDS encoding GAF and ANTAR domain-containing protein, with the protein MPLRMDETAALVATLAGIVADNGPTSPRRIGEACVAALPVDGAAITVMVRPDRQEPVWVSDDEAGRLQELQFSLGEGPCVEAVTERRPVLVPDLRAAGGDRWPVFAAAARRTSTRAVFALPLQAGAICVGVLDLYRREPGMLGPTDLAGALRGADAALWSLLGLRSDGKDGTGEDAWLAGAPLRHTEVYQATGMVMVQLGVTPEVALSRLRAFAFVRDRAIDEVARDVVSRRLRFDEEERG; encoded by the coding sequence GTGCCGCTCCGGATGGACGAGACCGCCGCGCTGGTGGCGACGCTGGCCGGGATCGTCGCCGACAACGGCCCGACGAGCCCGCGGCGGATCGGCGAGGCCTGCGTGGCCGCGCTCCCCGTCGACGGGGCGGCGATCACGGTGATGGTGCGTCCGGACCGGCAGGAGCCGGTCTGGGTGAGTGACGACGAGGCGGGCCGGCTCCAGGAGCTGCAGTTCAGCCTGGGCGAGGGCCCGTGCGTCGAGGCCGTCACCGAGCGCCGCCCGGTGCTCGTCCCCGACCTGCGCGCCGCGGGCGGCGACCGCTGGCCGGTGTTCGCCGCGGCCGCCCGGCGCACCTCGACGCGCGCGGTCTTCGCGCTGCCGCTGCAGGCCGGCGCGATCTGCGTCGGTGTGCTCGACCTGTACCGGCGGGAACCCGGCATGCTGGGACCGACGGACCTCGCGGGAGCGCTGCGCGGGGCCGACGCCGCGTTGTGGTCGCTGCTCGGTCTGCGGTCCGACGGGAAGGACGGTACGGGTGAGGACGCCTGGCTGGCGGGGGCACCGCTGCGGCACACCGAGGTGTACCAGGCGACGGGCATGGTGATGGTGCAGCTCGGGGTCACCCCCGAGGTGGCGTTGAGCAGGCTCAGGGCGTTCGCGTTCGTCCGCGACCGCGCGATCGACGAGGTCGCCCGCGACGTGGTGTCGCGGCGGCTGCGGTTCGACGAGGAGGAGCGAGGATGA
- a CDS encoding patatin-like phospholipase family protein, which translates to MLPLPGDDEVLHALARRRDGGGRADGHRIALVVSGGGMRGVYAGGMAHALDDAGLGDCFDVVYGSSAGAYIGGALLLGDGRGAAHIFFEDMACRAFIDPRRLGTRRPMVSLDHLLGHILTVAKPLVWERLVGSPLRVVATAADDLTGHVLEPRSAPEWRLALRATAAIPVLAGPAVRLHGRRWIDGSVAEPLPVQRALRDGATHVLALLNRTLPELRAADPGAGPARWARALDRLAPGLGAMAQESARHGPSLAVLDDAGHPSRDGAHLLAVLPTDDVGVRGLTVDAARVERAARVGYASMQAALSRADGTAPGRPDRGRTGSVGSGP; encoded by the coding sequence ATGCTTCCCCTCCCCGGCGACGACGAGGTGCTCCACGCGCTCGCCCGCCGCCGCGACGGCGGGGGGCGCGCGGACGGCCACCGCATCGCGCTCGTCGTCAGCGGCGGCGGGATGCGCGGCGTCTACGCGGGCGGGATGGCCCACGCCCTGGACGACGCCGGGCTCGGCGACTGCTTCGACGTCGTCTACGGCAGCTCCGCGGGCGCCTACATCGGCGGCGCGCTGCTGCTCGGCGACGGGCGGGGCGCGGCGCACATCTTCTTCGAGGACATGGCGTGCCGGGCGTTCATCGACCCGCGGCGCCTGGGCACCCGCCGCCCGATGGTGTCGCTGGACCACCTGCTCGGCCACATCCTCACCGTCGCCAAGCCGCTGGTGTGGGAGCGGCTGGTCGGCTCCCCGCTGCGGGTGGTCGCGACCGCGGCCGACGACCTCACCGGGCACGTGCTGGAGCCCCGGTCGGCGCCGGAGTGGCGGCTCGCGCTGCGCGCCACCGCGGCGATCCCGGTGCTGGCCGGGCCCGCGGTCCGGCTGCACGGCCGCCGCTGGATCGACGGGTCGGTGGCCGAGCCGCTGCCCGTGCAGCGGGCCCTGCGTGACGGCGCCACGCACGTCCTCGCGCTGCTCAACCGCACCCTGCCCGAGCTGCGGGCCGCCGACCCGGGCGCCGGGCCCGCCCGCTGGGCCCGGGCGCTGGACCGGTTGGCCCCCGGCCTGGGCGCGATGGCGCAGGAGAGCGCGCGGCACGGGCCGTCGCTGGCCGTCCTCGACGACGCGGGCCACCCGTCCCGCGACGGCGCGCACCTGCTCGCCGTCCTCCCCACCGACGACGTCGGCGTGCGGGGGCTGACCGTCGACGCCGCGCGCGTGGAACGTGCGGCCCGGGTCGGGTACGCCTCGATGCAGGCGGCGCTGAGCCGGGCGGACGGGACGGCTCCGGGCCGCCCGGACCGGGGACGGACGGGGTCAGTAGGGTCCGGCCCCTAG
- a CDS encoding GAF and ANTAR domain-containing protein, with protein MSTAEHDHRERSLAEAFVGLADTLVAGYDVIELLHRLSADCVALLPVDAAGLMLSDQRGRLTVAAYSTEAAHDLEQFQLRSAEGPCVDCFHHSTQVVSADLAGESRWPHFTPFARDAGYLAVHAFPLRLRAETIGALNLFGEVPAAMSADDRRIGQALADVATIGIIQERAIAHRELLAEQLEGALNSRVTIEQAKGVVAERRDVDMTVAFDLLRRHARATNRQLTELARAVVADSTVVDALPPA; from the coding sequence ATGAGCACAGCCGAGCACGACCACCGGGAGCGGTCGCTGGCCGAGGCGTTCGTCGGGCTGGCCGACACCCTCGTCGCCGGGTACGACGTCATCGAGCTGCTGCACCGGCTCAGCGCCGACTGCGTCGCCCTGCTCCCCGTCGACGCGGCGGGGCTGATGCTCTCCGACCAGCGCGGCCGACTCACCGTCGCCGCGTACTCGACCGAGGCCGCCCACGACCTGGAGCAGTTCCAGCTCCGGTCGGCCGAGGGTCCGTGCGTCGACTGCTTCCACCACAGCACGCAGGTGGTGTCGGCCGACCTGGCCGGGGAGTCCCGCTGGCCGCACTTCACGCCGTTCGCGCGCGACGCGGGCTACCTCGCCGTGCACGCGTTCCCGCTGCGGCTGCGCGCGGAGACGATCGGCGCGCTGAACCTGTTCGGCGAGGTGCCTGCGGCGATGTCGGCCGACGACCGCCGCATCGGGCAGGCGCTGGCCGACGTCGCCACCATCGGGATCATCCAGGAGCGGGCGATCGCCCACCGCGAGCTGCTCGCCGAGCAGCTGGAGGGCGCGCTGAACAGCCGGGTGACGATCGAGCAGGCGAAGGGCGTGGTCGCCGAACGCCGCGACGTCGACATGACGGTGGCCTTCGACCTGCTCCGCCGGCACGCGCGGGCCACCAACCGGCAGCTCACCGAGCTGGCCCGCGCGGTCGTCGCCGACAGCACGGTCGTCGACGCCCTGCCCCCGGCCTGA